In a genomic window of Myxococcaceae bacterium JPH2:
- a CDS encoding acyl-CoA dehydrogenase family protein, whose product MSFFQAPPQLGNQYDDDAFLQGYLARTLPEDVRRSLTDEFRELGELSGKYFYEFQLRDRLNEPVLTQWDAWGHRIDHIEVTPLWKEAEALTARKGLVATAYEQKHGALSRVHQFTLNYLVQPSLDVYSCPLAMTDGAARSLLSLGNKDLIDRALPRLTSRDPATFWTSGQWMTERTGGSDVGLTLTEARKSPEGWRLYGTKWFTSATTAQMALTLGRPEGNGPGGKGLALFYVETRDAAGKLNGIQINRLKDKFGTRKVPTAELTLDGALALPVAGLTDGIRNMSMMLNVTRTWNAVGAAWSMRRAMALARDYAKRRVQFGAKLSEKPLHVDTLAGLEAEYQAGFLLSFRAVELLGKLETKTATETELLLQRLVTPLAKLTTGRQVVHITSEVTESFGGAGYVEDTGLPRVQADAQVLSIWEGTTNVLSLDALRALAKEGTLEAFFHEVEGRLAKVRDADLRPCVTVAQDALEHARAWVSGALGNPATLEAGARRFSLTLGRTLELALLSEHGQWCLENGHGPRSKAAARRFSKHGVDLIRDDIDLDDARLLS is encoded by the coding sequence ATGAGCTTCTTCCAGGCCCCTCCCCAGTTGGGGAACCAGTACGACGACGACGCTTTTCTTCAGGGCTACCTGGCCCGCACCCTCCCCGAGGACGTCCGGCGCTCACTGACGGACGAGTTCCGCGAGCTGGGGGAGCTGAGTGGCAAGTACTTCTACGAGTTCCAGCTCCGCGACCGGCTGAACGAGCCCGTGCTGACGCAGTGGGACGCGTGGGGGCACCGCATCGATCACATCGAGGTGACGCCACTGTGGAAGGAAGCGGAGGCGCTCACGGCCCGCAAGGGACTGGTGGCGACCGCGTATGAACAGAAGCACGGCGCGCTCAGCCGCGTGCACCAGTTCACCCTCAACTACCTGGTGCAGCCCTCGCTGGACGTCTACTCCTGTCCGCTGGCCATGACGGACGGCGCGGCGCGCTCGCTGCTGTCGCTGGGGAACAAGGACCTCATCGACCGCGCCCTGCCCCGCCTCACCTCGCGAGACCCGGCCACCTTCTGGACGTCCGGGCAGTGGATGACCGAGCGCACGGGCGGCTCGGACGTGGGCCTGACGCTGACCGAGGCGCGCAAGTCCCCCGAGGGTTGGCGCCTGTACGGCACCAAGTGGTTCACCTCCGCGACCACGGCGCAGATGGCGCTGACGCTGGGACGCCCCGAGGGCAACGGCCCCGGCGGCAAGGGCCTGGCGCTCTTCTACGTGGAGACGCGCGACGCGGCGGGCAAGCTCAATGGCATCCAGATCAACCGCCTGAAGGACAAGTTCGGCACGCGCAAGGTGCCCACCGCGGAGCTGACGCTGGACGGCGCGCTCGCGCTGCCGGTGGCGGGCCTGACGGATGGCATCCGCAACATGTCGATGATGCTCAACGTCACGCGCACCTGGAACGCGGTGGGCGCGGCGTGGAGCATGCGCCGGGCCATGGCGCTGGCGCGCGACTACGCGAAGCGCCGCGTGCAGTTCGGCGCGAAGCTGTCCGAGAAGCCGCTGCACGTGGACACGCTGGCGGGCCTGGAGGCCGAGTACCAGGCGGGCTTCCTCCTGAGCTTCCGCGCGGTGGAGCTGCTGGGGAAGCTGGAGACCAAGACGGCCACCGAGACGGAGCTGCTGCTCCAGCGGCTGGTGACGCCGCTGGCGAAGCTGACCACGGGCCGGCAGGTGGTGCACATCACGTCGGAGGTCACCGAGTCCTTCGGTGGCGCGGGCTACGTGGAGGACACGGGCCTGCCGCGCGTGCAGGCGGACGCGCAGGTGCTGTCCATCTGGGAGGGCACCACCAACGTGCTGTCGCTGGACGCCCTGCGCGCGCTGGCCAAGGAGGGCACGCTGGAGGCCTTCTTCCACGAGGTCGAGGGCCGACTGGCCAAGGTGCGCGACGCGGACCTGCGGCCGTGCGTGACGGTGGCGCAGGACGCGCTGGAGCATGCTCGGGCGTGGGTGTCCGGCGCGCTGGGCAACCCGGCGACGCTGGAGGCCGGGGCGCGGCGCTTCTCGCTGACGCTGGGCCGCACGCTGGAGCTGGCGCTCTTGAGCGAGCACGGGCAGTGGTGCCTGGAGAACGGCCACGGCCCGCGCAGCAAGGCGGCGGCGCGGCGCTTCAGCAAGCACGGCGTGGACCTCATCCGGGACGACATCGACCTGGATGACGCCCGGCTGCTGAGCTGA
- a CDS encoding gamma-glutamyl-gamma-aminobutyrate hydrolase family protein (Members of this family of hydrolases with an active site Cys residue belong to MEROPS family C26.), giving the protein MPQARVLISRGSADGGWATDVAQALVDTDGQVTVDILSTNEFNTTEGSPRGQIIRMSQVAQIGQTFAPTPQATAPLLASFAGILANNQAVDGSLAVAYSACTRLLADYTHVAVPPTGAGTIPMAMHDYAIAPIRRLRHALRRFPNLQPNPDLHQVNLGAPGEQFLSPWLQFDVGQYGRSLLIEMCLITAAYRRGMPIYATCHGAQLMWFMLGGRLHRIPTSMQNRGWRAGGTSVSISGGMMRVRTLNPNNSKQHYFRNPTGPNLGRTRRNAHEWVEGESSPQAPMTLPEVQSRGRMRQLMKNIRQFDFQHASYMVGDLPEVQAELEPHPLVRCPPPGGMNAVGLLPTDLPGIVGAYQIKSVYAFQHHPHKVAQVDPEARAFLRGWLGLQASFSIPWI; this is encoded by the coding sequence ATGCCCCAAGCAAGGGTGCTGATTTCGCGAGGCTCCGCCGACGGCGGATGGGCGACGGACGTCGCGCAAGCGCTGGTGGACACGGATGGACAGGTCACCGTGGACATCCTCTCCACCAACGAGTTCAACACCACCGAAGGCAGTCCTCGGGGACAGATCATCCGCATGTCCCAGGTTGCCCAGATCGGTCAAACCTTCGCGCCCACTCCCCAGGCCACGGCCCCACTGCTCGCGAGCTTCGCGGGCATCCTCGCGAACAACCAAGCCGTGGATGGCTCCCTGGCCGTGGCGTACAGCGCCTGCACCCGGCTGCTGGCCGACTACACCCACGTGGCGGTGCCACCCACGGGCGCGGGAACGATTCCCATGGCGATGCATGACTATGCCATCGCGCCCATCAGGAGGCTCAGGCACGCGCTCCGGCGCTTCCCCAACCTCCAGCCCAATCCTGACCTCCACCAGGTGAACCTGGGCGCGCCTGGCGAGCAGTTCCTCTCCCCCTGGTTGCAATTCGACGTCGGGCAGTATGGCCGTTCGCTGCTGATCGAGATGTGCCTGATCACCGCGGCCTACCGGAGAGGGATGCCTATCTACGCCACCTGTCATGGAGCCCAGTTGATGTGGTTCATGCTCGGCGGACGGCTGCACCGGATCCCCACCTCGATGCAAAACCGGGGGTGGAGGGCGGGAGGGACCTCGGTCTCCATCTCGGGCGGGATGATGCGCGTGCGAACGCTGAACCCCAACAACAGCAAGCAGCACTACTTCCGCAACCCCACCGGGCCCAACCTTGGCCGCACCCGGAGGAATGCTCATGAATGGGTGGAGGGTGAGAGCAGCCCCCAGGCGCCCATGACCTTGCCCGAAGTGCAGTCTCGGGGCCGGATGCGCCAGCTGATGAAGAACATCCGCCAGTTCGACTTCCAGCATGCGTCGTACATGGTTGGCGACCTTCCCGAGGTCCAGGCGGAGTTGGAGCCGCACCCCCTCGTGCGGTGTCCGCCCCCAGGCGGAATGAACGCGGTAGGGCTGCTCCCCACGGACCTGCCCGGCATCGTGGGGGCGTATCAGATCAAGTCGGTCTACGCGTTCCAGCACCATCCTCACAAGGTCGCGCAAGTGGACCCGGAGGCCCGCGCCTTCCTGCGCGGATGGCTGGGCCTCCAGGCAAGCTTCAGCATTCCCTGGATCTAA
- a CDS encoding phytanoyl-CoA dioxygenase family protein, whose protein sequence is MSVLSPAQSQQFAAQGFLILPAFVARERTERMLARAKEQVAADQGPAEYEADLRYPGAPESRTAEGGRTIRRLLQAHARGESFAQWFSEDRLLGALAELLGGPVKQARSHHNCVMTKQPRYSSETGWHQDIRYWSFTQPELISVWLALGSETPRNGGLLVIPGTHRMDFAPERYDERLFLRPEHPENAPLIARAVNVSLEPGDVLLFHARLFHAASRNHTQDTKYSVVATYRTLDNAPVPGSRSAAQD, encoded by the coding sequence ATGTCCGTCCTGAGTCCCGCGCAGAGCCAGCAGTTCGCCGCCCAAGGCTTTCTCATCCTGCCCGCCTTCGTCGCGCGGGAGCGCACCGAGCGCATGCTCGCGCGCGCGAAGGAACAGGTCGCCGCGGACCAGGGCCCCGCCGAGTACGAGGCCGACCTGCGCTACCCCGGCGCGCCCGAGAGCCGCACCGCCGAGGGAGGCCGCACCATCCGACGCCTCCTCCAGGCCCACGCGCGCGGCGAGTCCTTTGCCCAGTGGTTCTCCGAGGACCGGTTGCTCGGAGCGCTGGCGGAGTTGTTGGGCGGTCCCGTGAAGCAGGCGCGCTCGCACCACAACTGCGTGATGACCAAGCAGCCGCGTTACTCCTCGGAGACGGGCTGGCATCAGGACATCCGCTACTGGTCCTTCACCCAGCCCGAGCTCATCTCCGTCTGGTTGGCGCTCGGAAGCGAGACGCCCAGGAACGGCGGGCTCCTCGTCATCCCGGGCACGCATCGGATGGACTTCGCTCCCGAGCGCTACGACGAGCGCCTCTTCCTGCGCCCCGAGCACCCGGAGAACGCGCCCCTCATCGCCCGCGCCGTGAACGTGTCACTGGAGCCCGGTGACGTGCTGCTGTTCCATGCCCGGCTGTTCCACGCCGCCAGCCGCAATCACACACAAGACACGAAGTACTCCGTGGTCGCGACGTACCGGACGCTCGACAACGCGCCGGTGCCTGGGTCGCGCTCCGCCGCGCAGGACTGA
- a CDS encoding phytanoyl-CoA dioxygenase family protein — MLCVDPERFDVAAALAHYAEHGYARLGRVLGDEGLNSLRERADDLMLGRVAYPGMFFQPDAPSGRYEDAPLGLGWQGPSLDYRKLEKLELDPRFLAWVENPLFERIVHARLPGDIVLYRAILFHKGQAGGSNLPWHQDGGKLWGLTRDPELQIWTALDEAPLDGGCLEVVPGSHRAGRVTQLGGVIPEDRVLAESAESRTVPLPVQAGEAILIHNHIWHRSGRGRPGLRRRAFSACYMSADTTCVRKKKAPRVFPPVFRR, encoded by the coding sequence ATGCTGTGCGTGGATCCAGAGCGATTCGACGTGGCGGCGGCGCTCGCGCACTACGCCGAGCATGGCTACGCCCGCCTGGGTCGGGTGCTCGGTGATGAGGGCCTGAACTCCCTGCGCGAGCGGGCGGATGACCTGATGCTCGGACGCGTGGCGTACCCCGGCATGTTCTTCCAGCCAGACGCCCCGTCGGGTCGCTACGAAGACGCACCGCTGGGGCTCGGTTGGCAGGGGCCGTCCCTGGACTATCGCAAGCTGGAGAAGCTGGAGCTGGACCCTCGCTTCCTCGCGTGGGTCGAGAACCCCCTGTTCGAGCGCATCGTCCATGCGCGCCTCCCCGGCGACATCGTCCTGTACCGCGCCATCCTCTTCCACAAGGGACAGGCCGGCGGCAGCAACCTCCCGTGGCATCAAGATGGCGGGAAGCTCTGGGGGCTCACGAGAGATCCCGAGCTGCAGATCTGGACCGCCCTGGACGAGGCCCCACTCGACGGCGGCTGCCTGGAGGTGGTGCCCGGAAGCCATCGCGCGGGCCGGGTGACCCAGCTCGGCGGCGTCATCCCCGAGGACCGCGTGCTCGCCGAGTCGGCCGAGTCGCGCACCGTCCCCCTGCCCGTCCAGGCCGGCGAGGCGATCCTCATCCACAACCACATCTGGCATCGCTCCGGACGCGGGCGTCCCGGTCTGCGCCGCCGCGCGTTCTCCGCCTGCTACATGAGCGCGGACACCACCTGCGTGCGCAAGAAGAAGGCGCCCCGCGTCTTCCCGCCCGTCTTCCGCCGTTAG
- a CDS encoding WbqC family protein → MPESGHPGVLVAEQPHYLPWVDYYEQVARAGTLLVLDDVQWLRRGWQRRTRVALPVGVPTPPPSEPGFQWLSIPLEDPHRDVRIRDLAVDASQPWARKHLQSLVTLYGRRPYFRTQVLPQVEPFYDAASREAGPGSLLRLLLASMALFYAPLGLAPRILLASSMERTGEDKSQRLVEYCRQLGAHTYYSGLGSSLYLRVDRFRDADVRVLWQRFRHPTYAQGREGRFVLGLSIVDVLANVPLDEVKAWLQPSPWGPFAPRSAE, encoded by the coding sequence ATGCCGGAGTCGGGTCACCCTGGAGTGCTGGTCGCCGAGCAACCCCATTACCTGCCCTGGGTGGACTATTACGAGCAGGTGGCCCGAGCCGGCACCTTGCTCGTCTTGGATGACGTCCAGTGGCTGCGGCGAGGGTGGCAGCGGCGCACGCGCGTGGCGCTGCCAGTGGGCGTGCCCACCCCGCCCCCCTCCGAGCCTGGCTTCCAATGGCTGTCCATTCCCTTGGAGGACCCGCATCGGGACGTCCGAATCCGAGACCTCGCGGTGGACGCAAGCCAACCCTGGGCGCGCAAGCACTTGCAGTCGCTGGTGACTCTGTATGGCCGGCGGCCGTACTTCCGCACGCAGGTGCTGCCCCAGGTGGAGCCTTTCTACGACGCGGCCTCGCGTGAGGCGGGGCCGGGCTCGCTGCTGCGCCTGCTGCTCGCGAGCATGGCGCTCTTCTACGCGCCGCTGGGGCTGGCGCCGCGCATCCTCCTGGCGTCCTCGATGGAGCGCACGGGCGAGGACAAGAGTCAGCGGTTGGTGGAGTACTGTCGGCAGCTCGGGGCGCATACCTATTACTCGGGACTGGGCTCGTCGCTGTACCTGCGAGTGGATCGCTTCCGCGACGCGGACGTGCGCGTGTTGTGGCAGCGCTTCCGCCACCCCACCTATGCGCAGGGACGCGAGGGACGCTTCGTGCTGGGATTGTCCATCGTGGATGTACTGGCCAACGTGCCCCTGGACGAGGTGAAAGCCTGGCTTCAGCCCTCGCCCTGGGGACCGTTCGCGCCGCGCTCAGCGGAATGA
- a CDS encoding PAS domain S-box protein has protein sequence MRLLVINLMAPRAPTSAGPPGELERLAAIIQTQSDVALAGLDLGALMRLICERARVLCGAEGAAVGLPRVGGRQLTYRVATGSLSGFVGFIVALEGSLTGACFTRGEVLRTDDAPADPRVDRRAASEVGARSIIIAPLWRDARPVGVLTVTARSPDAFQDRDVRTLELMAGLLGSAMGNASEAAARQALIAERTAALEALRVSQERFESFMNHSPVLATIKNEQGRRVWVNERYLAFFGLPRDTDVSRLSDTDLMPLSAAEGVRAGDREVLETGRLTAGEGMVPARDGTEHHWLTYRFLAKDALGQRFLGAVSLDITERKRAEEALRRSEESFRALIEGSPVAIFVHRGGPLLYVNPAALSFLGLTGPELIGAAPLDFVHPEDRRAAEEIVAAPPGGARSERRELRFLRRDGRVMTAEVSSQGLLFDGQLSTVVSASDLTDRRSMQAQLVVSDRLAAVGTLAAGVAHEINNPLAFVLSNLSFVATELQRLAHELPPGRVAELEEVLREATDGAHRVRHIVRDLRTFSRGDDDAVAPVQLQGVLESAITMARGELRHRARIVRDYEDVPPVEGSEGRFGQVFLNLLINAAQAIVPGAPERNEVRITLRGVEDRVVVEVSDTGAGMSPEVSARIFDPFFTTKPVGEGTGLGLSICHGIVTGFGGDISVASELGRGSTFRVSLPWVQPARAEGTRKARLDFAG, from the coding sequence ATGCGACTCCTCGTCATCAACCTGATGGCGCCGCGAGCCCCGACGAGCGCCGGCCCACCTGGTGAGTTGGAGCGGCTGGCCGCCATCATCCAGACCCAGTCGGACGTGGCACTGGCGGGGCTCGACCTGGGCGCGCTGATGCGCCTCATCTGCGAGCGCGCGCGGGTGCTGTGCGGCGCGGAGGGCGCGGCCGTGGGGTTGCCTCGGGTGGGCGGCCGTCAGCTCACGTATCGCGTGGCCACGGGCAGCCTGTCGGGTTTCGTGGGCTTCATCGTGGCGCTGGAGGGCAGCCTCACCGGCGCGTGCTTCACGCGAGGCGAGGTGCTGCGCACGGACGATGCGCCCGCGGATCCCCGCGTGGACCGGCGCGCGGCAAGCGAGGTGGGCGCCCGCTCGATCATCATCGCGCCGCTGTGGCGAGACGCCCGTCCGGTGGGAGTGCTCACCGTCACGGCGCGCTCGCCCGACGCCTTCCAGGACCGGGACGTGCGGACGCTGGAGTTGATGGCGGGGCTGTTGGGCTCGGCCATGGGCAACGCGTCCGAGGCCGCCGCGCGTCAGGCCCTCATCGCCGAGCGCACCGCCGCGCTGGAGGCCCTCCGCGTCTCGCAGGAGCGCTTCGAGTCGTTCATGAATCACAGCCCGGTGCTCGCCACCATCAAGAACGAGCAGGGCCGCCGGGTCTGGGTCAACGAGCGTTACCTGGCGTTCTTTGGCCTGCCTCGCGACACGGACGTGAGCCGGCTGAGCGACACGGACCTGATGCCCCTGTCCGCCGCCGAGGGCGTGCGGGCGGGCGATCGCGAGGTCCTGGAGACGGGGCGGCTCACCGCGGGCGAGGGGATGGTGCCCGCGCGCGACGGCACCGAGCACCACTGGCTCACGTATCGCTTCCTCGCGAAGGACGCCTTGGGGCAGCGCTTCCTCGGGGCGGTGTCGCTGGACATCACCGAGCGCAAGCGCGCGGAGGAGGCGCTGCGGCGCTCGGAGGAGAGCTTTCGCGCGCTCATCGAAGGCTCGCCCGTGGCCATCTTCGTGCATCGCGGGGGGCCGCTGCTCTACGTCAACCCCGCGGCGCTGAGCTTCCTGGGGCTCACGGGGCCGGAGTTGATTGGCGCCGCGCCGTTGGACTTCGTCCATCCCGAGGACCGGCGCGCGGCGGAGGAGATTGTCGCGGCGCCGCCGGGAGGTGCGCGCTCGGAGCGCCGCGAGCTGCGCTTCCTGCGACGCGACGGGCGGGTGATGACCGCCGAGGTGAGCAGCCAGGGCCTGTTGTTCGACGGGCAATTGTCCACCGTCGTCAGCGCGAGCGACCTGACAGACCGCCGCTCGATGCAGGCGCAGCTCGTGGTGTCGGATCGCCTGGCGGCGGTGGGCACGCTGGCCGCGGGCGTGGCGCATGAGATCAACAACCCGCTGGCGTTCGTGCTCTCCAACCTGTCGTTCGTCGCCACCGAGCTGCAGCGACTGGCGCACGAGCTGCCCCCGGGCCGCGTGGCGGAGCTGGAGGAAGTGCTGCGCGAGGCCACGGACGGGGCGCACCGCGTGCGGCACATCGTGCGCGACCTGCGGACCTTTTCGCGCGGGGACGACGACGCGGTGGCGCCGGTGCAACTCCAGGGCGTGTTGGAGTCCGCCATCACCATGGCGCGGGGAGAACTGAGGCACCGCGCGCGCATCGTGCGCGACTATGAGGACGTGCCCCCGGTGGAGGGCAGTGAGGGGCGCTTCGGGCAGGTGTTCCTCAACCTGCTCATCAACGCCGCGCAGGCCATCGTCCCCGGGGCGCCGGAGCGAAACGAGGTGCGCATCACGCTTCGCGGCGTTGAAGACCGCGTCGTCGTCGAGGTGTCGGACACGGGCGCGGGCATGTCCCCCGAGGTCAGCGCGCGCATCTTCGATCCATTCTTCACGACCAAGCCGGTGGGAGAGGGAACGGGCCTGGGGCTGTCCATCTGCCACGGCATCGTCACGGGCTTTGGCGGGGACATCTCCGTCGCGAGCGAGCTGGGGCGCGGCAGCACCTTCCGCGTCTCCCTGCCATGGGTGCAGCCCGCTCGCGCCGAGGGAACACGAAAGGCTCGGTTGGACTTCGCGGGGTGA
- a CDS encoding ATPase, which produces MPDFFRRPGAPPSSPSQPDSAEDRNRTVTPLESPAAPQPAPGPVLSAPPRPRAAPGAPPPSGLLEAPPRPRGTTGLAPALTPAAEAAMRPPPRPPAATPAPFAGSPEVPTERRTLPPAASGYAGPERRVSGMAGPPPGPERRTALPPRRAAEAPPPVDRFWPAQPRTLEDTGLNATFIEELVLKALFFAGEMRGMDIAGRLQLPTALVDETIEGLRRQKYVDIRGGGSSGVGKSTMIYQLTTFVTDVMRQILDRNRYNGPAPVPFQEWVAAVRRQTVRGNRITRARMEDKFGDLIIRDYIFDGIGPAMNSGRAIFFYGPPGNGKTAICQGMVNCFDEDIFVPHALLIDDFVVKIFDVNLHKPVADEPGAPAYDRRWVRCRRPLVVVGGELTLEMLDLVYTPEVKYYEAPFQMKASNGMLLIDDFGRQKVSPKDLLNRWIVPLESDVDILTLHTGKKVQVPFDVFAAFSTNLDPSDLVDDAFLRRVRYKLEVQRPDEEQFHEIFQLMCHKRGVPYDAGAVDYLIDKHYRPLGRPFAACQPRDLLDQVIDMAHYQGIVPRLDPALLDSAVHSYFVRFDKRPSAGGSAASFR; this is translated from the coding sequence ATGCCCGATTTCTTCAGGAGGCCGGGGGCACCCCCCTCCAGCCCATCCCAGCCCGACTCCGCCGAGGACCGCAACCGCACCGTCACCCCGCTGGAGAGCCCCGCCGCGCCCCAACCCGCGCCCGGTCCGGTGCTCTCGGCGCCGCCCCGGCCTCGCGCGGCGCCCGGTGCGCCGCCGCCTTCTGGGCTGCTGGAGGCGCCTCCGCGTCCGCGTGGCACCACGGGACTTGCGCCCGCCCTGACGCCCGCCGCCGAGGCGGCCATGCGGCCCCCGCCGCGTCCCCCCGCGGCGACCCCGGCTCCTTTCGCGGGCTCGCCCGAAGTCCCCACCGAGCGCCGCACGCTGCCGCCCGCCGCCTCGGGCTACGCGGGGCCGGAGCGCCGGGTCTCGGGGATGGCGGGCCCGCCGCCGGGACCGGAGCGCCGCACCGCGCTGCCGCCGCGCCGAGCCGCCGAGGCGCCGCCTCCCGTGGACCGCTTCTGGCCCGCGCAGCCGCGCACCCTGGAGGACACCGGCCTCAACGCTACCTTCATCGAGGAGCTGGTCCTCAAGGCGCTGTTCTTCGCCGGCGAGATGCGCGGCATGGACATCGCCGGCCGACTCCAGCTCCCCACCGCGCTGGTGGACGAGACCATCGAGGGGCTGCGCCGCCAGAAGTACGTGGACATCCGCGGCGGCGGTTCCTCGGGCGTGGGCAAGTCCACGATGATCTACCAGCTCACCACGTTCGTGACGGACGTGATGCGGCAGATCCTGGATCGCAATCGCTACAACGGCCCGGCGCCCGTGCCCTTCCAGGAGTGGGTGGCCGCGGTGCGGCGGCAGACGGTGCGCGGCAATCGCATCACCCGCGCGCGGATGGAGGACAAGTTCGGGGACCTCATCATCCGCGACTACATCTTTGATGGCATTGGCCCGGCGATGAACTCGGGCCGCGCCATCTTCTTCTATGGGCCTCCGGGCAATGGCAAGACAGCCATCTGCCAGGGCATGGTGAACTGCTTCGACGAGGACATCTTCGTCCCGCATGCGCTGCTCATCGATGACTTCGTGGTGAAGATCTTCGACGTCAACCTGCACAAGCCCGTGGCGGATGAGCCCGGCGCGCCCGCGTATGATCGGCGCTGGGTGCGCTGCCGTCGGCCGTTGGTGGTGGTGGGCGGCGAGCTGACGCTGGAGATGCTCGACCTCGTCTACACGCCGGAGGTCAAGTACTACGAGGCCCCGTTCCAGATGAAGGCGAGCAACGGGATGCTCCTCATCGACGACTTCGGCCGTCAGAAGGTGTCGCCCAAGGATTTGCTCAACCGGTGGATCGTCCCGCTGGAGAGCGACGTGGACATCCTCACGCTGCACACGGGCAAGAAGGTGCAGGTGCCCTTCGACGTGTTCGCCGCGTTCTCCACGAACCTCGACCCCAGCGACCTGGTGGATGACGCCTTCCTGCGCCGCGTCCGCTACAAGCTGGAGGTCCAGCGCCCGGACGAGGAGCAGTTCCACGAAATCTTCCAGCTGATGTGTCACAAGCGCGGCGTCCCGTACGACGCGGGCGCGGTGGACTACCTCATCGACAAACACTATCGGCCCTTGGGGCGGCCCTTCGCGGCGTGCCAGCCTCGCGACCTGTTGGATCAGGTCATCGACATGGCGCACTACCAGGGCATCGTCCCGCGCCTGGATCCGGCGCTCCTGGACTCGGCCGTGCACAGCTACTTCGTGCGCTTTGACAAGCGTCCGTCCGCTGGAGGCTCCGCCGCGTCATTCCGCTGA
- a CDS encoding alpha/beta hydrolase encodes MPYRRLTRFVVAPDGTRVASHTHHGDLPEAQADALLARRPSVLLTNGIGSSENFWRYIVADLEQDHRVVHWNYRGHGSSEESRSDDYRIPVHVDDLERVTEDMMARGDGKPPHHIAFSMGVRVLLELYRKRPELVPAMTLIAGAPGMPGAANGRLSSRLMFGAARQAFRASTPLVPLAAPAAHVMMNSRIAYPLGRAVGVLRQRAPREDIDEFMLALRRMSPRAYWLTLRGLIEGSAWDVVPSVTVPTFLIAARNDFLVPRFEMERFRAALPHAHWLEVDDAGHAGLLEAGTEIATAVRGFLINHGLRTPVATPL; translated from the coding sequence ATGCCCTACCGCCGCTTGACCCGCTTCGTCGTGGCCCCCGATGGAACCCGGGTGGCCAGTCACACGCACCACGGAGACCTGCCGGAGGCGCAGGCGGACGCCCTGCTGGCGCGTCGGCCCTCGGTGCTGTTGACCAATGGCATTGGCAGCTCCGAGAACTTCTGGCGCTACATCGTCGCCGACCTGGAGCAGGACCACCGGGTGGTGCACTGGAACTACCGGGGGCATGGCAGCAGCGAGGAGTCGCGCTCGGACGACTACCGCATCCCGGTGCACGTGGACGACCTGGAGCGCGTCACCGAGGACATGATGGCGCGGGGCGATGGCAAGCCACCGCACCACATCGCGTTCTCCATGGGCGTGCGCGTGCTCTTGGAGCTGTATCGCAAGCGCCCGGAGCTGGTCCCCGCGATGACGCTCATCGCCGGGGCTCCTGGCATGCCTGGCGCGGCGAATGGTCGGCTCAGTTCTCGGCTGATGTTCGGCGCCGCGCGCCAGGCCTTCCGCGCGAGCACGCCGCTGGTTCCGCTGGCGGCGCCCGCGGCGCACGTGATGATGAACAGCCGTATCGCGTATCCGCTGGGCAGGGCCGTGGGCGTGCTCCGCCAGCGGGCGCCGCGTGAGGACATCGACGAGTTCATGCTCGCGCTGCGGCGCATGAGCCCGCGGGCGTACTGGCTCACGTTGCGAGGCTTGATTGAAGGCAGCGCCTGGGACGTGGTCCCGAGCGTGACGGTGCCCACGTTCCTCATCGCCGCGCGCAATGACTTCCTCGTCCCCAGGTTCGAGATGGAGCGCTTCCGCGCCGCGCTCCCGCATGCCCACTGGCTCGAGGTGGACGACGCGGGTCACGCGGGATTGCTGGAAGCGGGGACCGAGATCGCCACCGCGGTCCGAGGCTTCTTGATCAACCACGGACTGCGGACCCCGGTGGCCACGCCGCTCTGA
- a CDS encoding DUF1877 family protein translates to MKRSPRSRRPPDTITSIDKPASEQFATQLYTSINYFLTGAAYPAKKHPLSAVLGGEKHVKAKSVESAGFDLTTTATVAKLSAALTKVDLAVIKSALKKADFDELRDDEEVDEECVLEGSGNSKIAAEIIEEIKEF, encoded by the coding sequence ATGAAGAGGTCGCCGCGCTCAAGAAGGCCCCCCGACACGATCACATCGATCGACAAGCCCGCGAGCGAGCAGTTCGCGACGCAGCTCTACACTTCGATCAACTACTTCCTCACCGGCGCCGCGTACCCTGCGAAGAAGCACCCGCTCAGCGCAGTGTTGGGCGGAGAGAAGCACGTCAAGGCGAAGTCCGTGGAGAGCGCTGGCTTCGATCTCACCACCACCGCGACCGTCGCCAAGCTGAGCGCCGCTCTCACCAAGGTCGACCTCGCGGTAATCAAGTCCGCGCTCAAGAAGGCCGACTTTGATGAGCTGCGCGACGACGAAGAGGTCGATGAGGAGTGCGTGCTCGAAGGCTCTGGCAACAGCAAGATCGCCGCGGAGATTATCGAGGAAATCAAGGAGTTCTAG